In Blastopirellula sediminis, the following proteins share a genomic window:
- a CDS encoding flagellin N-terminal helical domain-containing protein gives MTRINTNVSSLVAQKNLGRSNADLNTTLTRLSTGLRINSGKDDPAGLIASESLRSDITSVEKAITNSERANQLIATADSALGQVSSLLNDIRGLISEAANTGALSDDQIAANQLQIDSSLEAIDRIAQVTSFQGKRLLDGNLDFITQNVNSSGIEGLRIDQANFGTQSSIGVAVNVVKQATRATLNYGFGAVADNLVLEIGGANGTEAFNFAKGSTIEEIASAVNLVSDATGVEAVVESAATKGSLTVSSFGADNDITLTANEAGFDAGDVRIKYTKGSTTTTSATYTAPVGDDPAKLEVTLGVSAYVAASVTVDTAGNDNAFTITANQAGADVNGIQVILDNTGAKGAETVDYDADAGTLTIHKAATSTGAEIVAAINNAATNTQVSELFTAALVETTGPGAGAGVVAATGAAGTFAGGVDGGDIIATANDVIAAINAATGNDKVTASLAAGNDGHDTVTEFSNYAYSGVAEENNRLQFLAPGDSPNVRFVSNAGSSLGIDTTTDPRVEGLSQSIIQNDDANGTFSITAKLKGTEYDGYTISFVDDANLAGGGDEFVVLDKENKTIEIHAVDGASTAQNVVDAINNDTYVSDFFEAENFGSSDGSDVLDYSELTIPAATTGGLVSEGTLIINLETDEDGNIKTTANDLIAFFDDPSQFISDAGEAAAALAYLQDRGISVTNVGGSDGSGVLAPTTSDISFATSGTELEDAQASGTTYAVNGATAQLTFTAINSGADYDGVTVQFVNDATVTAGVDERGEYDAASKTLTFYIEEGVSSADDIKAALDGDSTLSLLFSATSGGTGVVTTDDTATLTGGVVDNGSTDGAALLGNSDLENLGLTFQATKFGSDSFVSVKALSGTFSLTDQNGTTGVDRSTGTDVDVRINGIQAIGDGLKASINTSSLDLSFSVGADVEDGTNFDFQIVGGGALFQLGPDVVSNQQARLGIQSVSTATLGGVSGRLFELRSGGNKSLTSDVGGAAKVVDEVINVVTSLRGRLGAFQKTTLDSNIYSLNDTLANLTEAESSIRDADFATESAKLTRAQILVQSGTSVLGIANQNPQNVLSLLR, from the coding sequence ATGACCCGCATCAATACAAACGTAAGTTCGCTAGTCGCTCAGAAGAATTTGGGCCGCTCCAATGCGGACCTCAACACGACGCTCACTCGCTTGAGCACCGGTCTCCGCATTAACAGCGGTAAAGACGATCCGGCCGGTTTGATCGCCAGCGAATCGCTCCGCAGCGATATCACCAGCGTCGAAAAGGCGATTACCAACAGCGAACGAGCCAACCAGCTGATCGCGACCGCCGACAGCGCTCTCGGCCAGGTCAGCTCGCTGCTCAACGACATTCGCGGGTTGATTTCAGAAGCCGCCAATACCGGCGCCCTTAGCGACGATCAGATTGCGGCCAACCAGCTGCAGATCGACTCCTCGCTCGAAGCGATTGACCGTATCGCTCAGGTCACCTCGTTCCAGGGCAAGCGTCTGCTGGACGGTAACCTCGACTTCATCACGCAGAACGTCAACAGCTCGGGCATCGAAGGCCTCCGCATCGACCAGGCCAACTTCGGTACGCAAAGCTCGATCGGCGTCGCCGTCAACGTCGTGAAGCAAGCCACCCGCGCCACCCTCAACTACGGCTTCGGCGCCGTTGCCGACAATCTGGTTCTGGAAATCGGCGGCGCCAACGGTACGGAAGCGTTCAACTTCGCCAAGGGTTCGACGATCGAAGAAATCGCTTCGGCCGTGAACCTGGTTTCGGACGCCACGGGCGTGGAAGCGGTCGTCGAATCGGCCGCCACGAAGGGCTCGCTCACCGTCAGCAGCTTCGGCGCCGACAATGACATCACGTTGACCGCCAACGAAGCTGGATTTGACGCGGGCGACGTCCGTATCAAGTACACCAAGGGTTCGACGACCACCACTTCGGCGACTTACACCGCTCCGGTCGGTGATGACCCGGCCAAGCTGGAAGTGACGCTCGGCGTTTCGGCCTATGTTGCGGCCTCGGTCACCGTCGACACCGCCGGTAACGACAACGCCTTCACCATCACCGCCAACCAGGCTGGCGCTGACGTCAACGGCATCCAGGTCATCCTGGACAACACCGGCGCCAAAGGCGCGGAAACGGTCGACTACGATGCCGACGCCGGCACGTTGACGATCCACAAGGCCGCCACTTCGACCGGCGCCGAAATCGTCGCCGCGATCAACAACGCCGCCACTAACACCCAGGTCTCGGAACTGTTTACGGCCGCTCTGGTCGAAACGACCGGTCCTGGCGCCGGCGCCGGCGTCGTTGCTGCGACGGGCGCCGCGGGCACCTTCGCGGGCGGCGTGGACGGGGGCGACATCATCGCCACGGCCAACGACGTGATCGCTGCGATCAACGCTGCGACCGGCAACGACAAAGTGACTGCGTCTCTCGCCGCCGGCAACGACGGTCATGATACGGTCACCGAGTTCTCGAACTACGCCTACAGCGGCGTCGCCGAAGAAAACAACCGTCTGCAATTCCTGGCGCCTGGCGATTCGCCGAACGTCCGCTTCGTCTCGAACGCCGGCAGCTCGCTCGGCATCGACACGACGACCGACCCCCGCGTCGAAGGTTTGTCGCAATCGATCATCCAGAACGACGACGCCAACGGTACGTTCTCGATCACGGCCAAGCTGAAGGGAACCGAATACGACGGTTACACGATCAGCTTCGTGGACGACGCCAACCTGGCGGGCGGCGGCGACGAATTCGTCGTGCTCGACAAAGAGAATAAGACGATCGAGATTCACGCCGTCGATGGCGCCTCGACCGCCCAGAACGTCGTCGATGCGATCAACAACGACACCTACGTCAGCGACTTCTTCGAGGCCGAAAACTTCGGTTCCAGCGACGGTAGCGACGTTTTGGACTACTCTGAACTGACGATCCCGGCGGCGACGACCGGCGGTCTGGTCAGCGAAGGGACGTTGATCATCAACCTGGAAACCGATGAAGACGGCAACATCAAGACGACCGCCAACGACTTGATCGCCTTCTTCGATGATCCGAGCCAATTTATCTCGGACGCTGGCGAAGCCGCTGCGGCCCTCGCCTACCTGCAAGATCGCGGCATCAGCGTGACCAACGTCGGCGGCAGCGACGGCAGCGGCGTGTTGGCTCCGACCACGTCGGACATCTCGTTCGCGACCAGCGGCACCGAGCTGGAAGACGCTCAAGCCTCCGGCACGACCTATGCGGTCAACGGCGCCACGGCTCAGCTGACGTTCACGGCGATCAACTCGGGCGCCGACTACGACGGCGTCACGGTTCAGTTCGTCAATGACGCGACCGTCACGGCCGGCGTCGACGAACGTGGCGAATATGACGCCGCCTCGAAGACCCTCACCTTCTACATCGAAGAAGGGGTCAGCTCGGCGGACGACATCAAAGCCGCCCTCGACGGCGACTCGACCCTGAGCCTGCTGTTCAGCGCCACCTCGGGCGGTACCGGCGTCGTCACCACCGACGACACCGCGACCCTGACCGGCGGCGTGGTCGACAACGGTTCGACCGACGGCGCCGCGTTGCTCGGCAACTCGGACCTGGAAAACCTGGGCCTGACGTTCCAAGCCACTAAGTTCGGTTCGGATTCGTTCGTCAGCGTGAAGGCCCTCAGCGGCACCTTCAGCCTGACCGACCAGAACGGAACGACCGGGGTCGATCGTTCGACCGGCACCGACGTCGATGTCCGCATCAACGGCATCCAGGCGATCGGCGACGGCTTGAAGGCCTCGATCAACACCTCGTCGCTCGACCTGAGCTTCTCGGTCGGCGCCGATGTGGAAGACGGCACCAACTTCGACTTCCAAATCGTCGGCGGCGGCGCCTTGTTCCAACTCGGTCCGGACGTGGTCAGCAACCAGCAGGCCCGCCTCGGTATCCAGAGCGTCAGCACCGCCACCTTGGGCGGCGTCAGCGGCCGCTTGTTCGAGCTTCGCTCGGGCGGCAACAAGAGCCTGACTTCCGACGTCGGCGGCGCCGCGAAGGTTGTCGATGAAGTCATCAACGTGGTGACCTCGCTCCGCGGTCGACTGGGCGCCTTCCAGAAGACGACCCTGGACTCCAACATCTACTCGTTGAACGATACTCTGGCGAACCTGACCGAAGCCGAAAGCTCGATCCGCGACGCCGACTTCGCCACCGAATCGGCCAAACTGACGCGAGCTCAGATTCTCGTCCAGTCGGGCACCTCGGTGTTGGGTATCGCCAACCAGAACCCGCAAAACGTGCTCAGCCTGCTCCGATAA
- the csrA gene encoding carbon storage regulator CsrA, with the protein MLVLSRHRDESIMIGDNIVITIVDIRGDKVRLGIAAPQDIPVHRQEVYEAIQRENQQAARLQPNEAAALRKTK; encoded by the coding sequence ATGCTCGTCTTGTCGAGGCATCGTGACGAAAGCATCATGATCGGCGATAACATCGTGATCACGATCGTCGATATTCGTGGCGACAAAGTCCGTCTGGGGATCGCCGCCCCGCAAGATATCCCCGTCCACCGCCAAGAGGTGTACGAAGCGATTCAACGCGAGAATCAACAAGCGGCGCGGTTGCAACCGAACGAAGCCGCCGCTCTCCGTAAGACGAAATAG
- the fliW gene encoding flagellar assembly protein FliW, with translation MDIYTARFGKLEIADEDVILFADGLIGFEHLVNWILLSDEKSEDLGWLQSLQQPEVALAVVSPRRFAPEYRVRMEKEESSPLRLTADDEVFVLTIVSKHDDSLTINLRAPVVINLTKQLGRQIVTTDEQPLQFEIQSGASYYRKSA, from the coding sequence ATGGATATCTACACGGCTCGCTTCGGAAAGCTCGAAATCGCGGATGAAGACGTGATCTTGTTCGCGGACGGCTTGATCGGTTTCGAACACCTGGTCAACTGGATTCTGCTGTCGGACGAAAAGTCGGAAGATCTGGGCTGGCTGCAATCGCTTCAGCAGCCGGAAGTCGCGCTGGCCGTCGTCAGCCCGCGTCGTTTCGCCCCGGAATACCGGGTACGGATGGAAAAAGAAGAGTCTTCGCCGCTCCGTCTGACGGCCGACGACGAAGTCTTCGTGCTGACCATCGTCAGCAAACATGACGACTCTCTGACGATTAATCTACGCGCGCCGGTCGTAATCAATCTGACCAAGCAACTTGGCCGCCAAATTGTGACGACGGACGAGCAGCCGCTGCAGTTTGAAATTCAAAGCGGCGCTTCTTATTACCGCAAAAGCGCCTAG
- the flgL gene encoding flagellar hook-associated protein FlgL yields the protein MTRIVPVPTTRVSDGNLQSRLLSQLAASQASLFNLQNQLSTGRRLLAPSDDAPAAIRGITLQSLIERKTQISVNLTTSQSYLSATDTAMAGAADLLSEMRGLAVIMVDSTATDTEVAAASQQFQNALQQFLDIGNRQFRGRYLFGGSNTTTTPFTLKNGLVTYNGNTNGLNSFADVDLLFDTTVNGNTAFGAISPEVKSKIDLNPVLTLDTKLSDLRGGAGIAKGSFVISDGTNPVTIDIRSAETIGDVISLIERNPPPGRKITARIDNNGLNIDIDDAGGGNLTIREEGGSHVAAQLGILKTNGNGVNPIEGADLNPIITKATKISDLLGSRAQAIISYAGNNNDIVLNAKNNGADANGVTLNLVNDDLLQAKSGLTKGNEVVSFAEDLQRAQTTLDLDGAGNSLLLTANSTDGSLDGVHIVFDSSADIGDSAVIGPTTTINGVKTITVQIDDTDETSLQTLSDAFLADGRFSVGFDNSTGETYNPSSSVLATNSSNTYTATVSQTGVKARAALPLSGGNNDLILTANQAGIDFNNVNIVIDASGDIGDAATATYTDDGTTRTLTLSVDDSDETSLQTLMNAIIAEGSFSVRPDNSNGNTFNPSSFVSSVDDGPIGNTGNSGGDENAIFVRVDADRTNANHLVNALNNNAKFSELYSAEIDEHDTVSDFQRGSGLVDLTVTGTFQGGSGADFDAESGLQITNGGETQVITLEDAETVEDLLNILNGAGLGVLAEINSAGSGINLRSVVSGGNFSIGENGGTTASQLGLRTFSESTLLSSLNFGLGVNTTDGTDFTITRNDGKQLEIDLSSAKTVGDVLNLINNHPDNQDGSPVVAKLADFGNGIQLIDDNPDGIGRLTIERDNLSTAAIDLGLMPEGALIATVSDSPTATPAAATVEFTPPGDTNNAIQITANLPGTTFNNVQVEFVNSAASGDQAIVNYDPTTKKLTIDVDPAATTANTVIAAINAEGTFSADLSVTNDPTNNGTGLIADTGVLAATNGGTPVADAEPATASVSFASPENLNTGFTLESLYPGTRHNDVQIIFTDTLTSGSPTAVYNSGAKTLTVSIDAGVTTTADIVNAINLEGTFHAELDRSVDTTNNGTGTISATGTVGTTSGGTAEVLSGKDVNLRETKSVFNTLIKLNEAIVDRDYVQISRLVESLDADLSRLSFSRGELGARSQNVDLLKTRLDDDMIELQANLSAEIDVDFVEAASNFAAQQASYQASLQTIGQIYQLSLLDYL from the coding sequence ATGACTCGAATCGTACCGGTCCCGACTACCCGCGTAAGCGACGGCAACTTGCAGAGTCGCTTGCTCTCGCAATTAGCGGCGAGTCAGGCCAGCCTATTCAATCTGCAGAACCAGCTCAGCACTGGCCGCCGTCTGCTTGCGCCGAGCGACGACGCTCCGGCGGCGATTCGCGGCATTACGCTTCAGTCGCTGATCGAACGCAAAACGCAGATCAGCGTCAACCTGACGACCAGCCAGTCGTATCTCTCGGCGACCGACACCGCGATGGCCGGCGCTGCGGACCTGCTTTCCGAAATGCGCGGCCTGGCGGTCATCATGGTCGATTCGACGGCGACCGATACGGAAGTCGCCGCCGCCAGTCAGCAGTTTCAAAACGCCCTGCAACAATTCCTGGACATCGGCAATCGCCAGTTCCGCGGTCGCTATCTCTTCGGCGGCTCGAACACGACGACGACTCCCTTTACCTTGAAGAACGGGCTCGTCACCTACAACGGCAACACGAACGGACTGAACAGCTTCGCGGACGTCGACTTGCTGTTCGACACCACGGTCAACGGAAACACCGCCTTCGGCGCGATCTCGCCGGAAGTCAAAAGCAAGATCGACCTGAACCCGGTCCTGACCTTGGACACGAAACTGTCCGACCTGCGGGGCGGCGCCGGCATCGCCAAGGGGAGCTTCGTCATTTCGGACGGCACGAATCCGGTGACGATCGACATTCGCTCGGCCGAAACGATTGGCGACGTGATCAGCTTGATCGAGCGAAATCCGCCTCCGGGACGGAAAATCACGGCGCGAATCGATAACAACGGCCTCAACATCGACATCGACGACGCCGGCGGCGGCAACCTGACGATCCGGGAAGAAGGGGGAAGTCACGTCGCCGCCCAGCTCGGAATCTTGAAGACCAACGGCAACGGCGTGAATCCGATTGAAGGCGCCGACCTCAACCCGATCATCACCAAGGCGACCAAGATCTCCGATCTGCTTGGTTCACGCGCCCAGGCGATTATTTCGTACGCCGGGAATAACAACGACATCGTTTTGAACGCCAAGAACAACGGCGCCGACGCGAACGGCGTTACGTTGAACCTGGTCAACGACGATCTTTTGCAAGCCAAGTCGGGACTCACTAAAGGGAACGAAGTCGTCAGCTTCGCCGAAGACCTGCAGCGTGCGCAAACGACGCTCGACCTGGATGGCGCCGGCAACAGTCTGCTGCTCACCGCCAACTCAACCGACGGCAGTCTCGACGGAGTCCATATCGTCTTCGACTCTTCGGCCGACATCGGCGACTCGGCCGTGATCGGTCCGACGACAACGATCAACGGCGTGAAGACGATCACCGTTCAAATCGACGATACCGACGAAACGTCGCTGCAAACGTTGTCCGACGCCTTTTTGGCGGATGGGCGGTTTTCGGTCGGTTTCGATAACTCGACCGGCGAAACCTACAATCCGTCCAGTTCGGTACTCGCGACCAACAGCTCGAACACCTATACCGCCACCGTCTCGCAAACGGGAGTGAAGGCCCGCGCCGCCCTCCCCTTGTCCGGCGGCAACAACGACTTGATTTTGACCGCCAATCAAGCCGGCATCGACTTCAACAACGTCAATATCGTGATCGACGCCTCGGGCGATATCGGCGACGCCGCGACGGCGACCTATACCGATGACGGAACGACGCGAACGTTGACGCTGTCGGTTGACGACAGCGACGAAACCTCGCTGCAAACGTTGATGAACGCGATCATCGCGGAAGGGAGCTTCTCGGTTCGGCCGGACAACTCGAACGGCAACACGTTCAATCCGTCGTCGTTCGTTTCTTCGGTCGACGACGGTCCGATCGGCAACACCGGCAATAGCGGCGGGGATGAGAACGCGATCTTCGTCCGGGTCGACGCCGATCGCACCAACGCGAATCACCTGGTCAACGCGCTGAACAACAACGCGAAATTCAGCGAACTCTATTCGGCCGAAATCGACGAACACGACACGGTCTCCGACTTTCAGCGCGGCTCCGGACTGGTTGACCTGACCGTGACCGGCACGTTTCAAGGAGGCAGCGGCGCCGACTTTGACGCCGAGTCCGGCCTGCAGATCACCAATGGCGGCGAAACGCAGGTAATCACGCTGGAAGACGCCGAGACGGTCGAAGATCTGCTCAACATTCTCAATGGCGCCGGTCTGGGCGTGTTGGCCGAGATCAACTCGGCCGGTAGCGGCATCAACCTCCGTTCCGTGGTGAGCGGCGGCAATTTCAGCATCGGCGAGAACGGCGGCACGACCGCGTCGCAATTGGGACTCCGCACCTTCAGTGAGTCGACGCTTTTGAGCTCGTTGAACTTCGGGCTGGGCGTGAATACGACCGACGGGACCGACTTTACGATCACGCGTAACGACGGCAAACAACTGGAGATCGACCTCTCCAGCGCCAAGACGGTCGGCGACGTCCTCAATCTGATCAACAACCATCCGGATAACCAGGACGGCAGCCCGGTCGTCGCCAAGCTCGCCGACTTTGGCAACGGCATCCAACTGATCGACGACAATCCAGACGGAATCGGTCGTCTGACGATTGAACGGGACAACCTGAGCACGGCGGCCATCGATCTTGGCCTGATGCCGGAAGGGGCGTTGATCGCAACCGTTTCCGATTCGCCGACCGCGACGCCGGCTGCGGCGACCGTCGAATTCACGCCTCCCGGCGACACCAACAACGCGATTCAAATCACGGCGAATCTTCCCGGCACGACCTTCAACAACGTACAGGTCGAATTCGTCAACTCCGCCGCCTCCGGCGACCAGGCGATCGTCAACTACGATCCGACGACGAAGAAGTTAACGATCGACGTCGATCCGGCGGCGACCACCGCGAATACGGTCATCGCTGCGATCAACGCCGAGGGAACCTTCTCAGCCGATCTCTCCGTTACCAACGACCCGACGAATAACGGCACTGGGCTGATCGCCGACACCGGCGTTCTCGCCGCGACCAACGGAGGAACGCCGGTCGCAGACGCCGAACCAGCCACGGCGTCGGTTTCGTTCGCATCGCCGGAAAACCTGAACACCGGGTTTACGCTCGAATCGCTTTATCCCGGCACGCGGCATAACGACGTCCAGATCATCTTCACCGACACGCTCACCTCCGGTTCGCCGACCGCCGTCTACAACTCGGGAGCGAAAACGCTGACGGTTTCGATCGACGCCGGCGTGACGACGACCGCCGATATCGTCAACGCGATCAACCTTGAAGGGACGTTTCACGCCGAACTTGACCGGAGCGTCGACACGACGAACAACGGAACCGGCACGATTTCGGCGACCGGAACCGTCGGCACGACTTCGGGAGGGACCGCGGAAGTCTTGTCGGGCAAGGACGTCAATCTGCGAGAGACGAAGAGCGTGTTCAACACGCTAATCAAACTGAACGAAGCGATCGTCGATCGCGATTACGTCCAGATCAGCCGGCTCGTCGAGTCGCTCGACGCCGATCTGTCGCGACTTAGCTTCTCCCGCGGAGAGTTGGGGGCTCGTTCGCAAAACGTCGATTTGCTGAAAACGCGGCTCGACGACGACATGATCGAATTGCAGGCCAACCTCTCCGCCGAGATCGACGTCGACTTCGTTGAAGCGGCGTCCAACTTCGCCGCTCAGCAAGCCTCTTACCAGGCTTCGTTGCAGACAATCGGTCAAATCTATCAACTCTCGCTGCTCGACTATCTCTAG